Proteins encoded together in one Quercus lobata isolate SW786 chromosome 3, ValleyOak3.0 Primary Assembly, whole genome shotgun sequence window:
- the LOC115982607 gene encoding serine carboxypeptidase-like 50 — protein sequence MELSTGPNSLNLVLFLIFFSFCNIPALLSSPTFSSSSTSSFPNEALPTKSGYLPVNPTTGSAIFYAFYEAQKPNSSLSQTPLLIWLQGGPGCSSMTGNFFELGPWRVNFHKAKSDPLVLEPNSGSWNRIFGLLFLDNPIGTGFSIASTPQEIPRDQYTVATHLFAAITSFIALDPLFKFRPIYITGESYAGKYVPAIGYYIVKKNAELAVSEQVNLAGVAIGNGLTDPITQVATHAVNAYFLGLINERQKGELEKAQWEAIELTKLKNWSEATSARIKVTNLLQNMTGLATLYDFTKKIPYKSDLVAEFLQNKEVKKALGVNESIVYEECSAVVGDALYEDVMKSVKYMVQFLVKKSKVLLYQGHFDLRDGVVSTEAWVKTMKWEGIGNFSRAERKVWKVNGGLAGFVQKWGSLSHVVVLGAGHLVPTDQSLSSQAMIEDWVLERGLFGLQQEEDL from the coding sequence ATGGAGCTATCAACAGGGCCCAACTCCCTCAACCTTGTTctcttcctcatcttcttctccttctgtAACATCCCAGCTTTATTATCATCGcctactttttcttcttcttcaacctctTCTTTTCCCAATGAAGCTCTCCCCACCAAATCAGGCTATCTCCCTGTCAACCCCACCACTGGTTCTGCCATTTTCTATGCTTTCTATGAAGCTCAGAAACCTAATTCATCTCTCTCCCAAACCCCACTTCTCATTTGGCTCCAAGGTGGCCCTGGATGCTCCTCCATGACTGGAAACTTCTTCGAGCTTGGGCCCTGGCGTGTTAATTTTCACAAGGCCAAGTCCGACCCCCTTGTTCTTGAACCCAATTCAGGTTCTTGGAACCGCATATTTGGCCTTCTTTTCCTTGATAATCCGATTGGAACTGGGTTTAGTATTGCTTCTACACCCCAAGAAATCCCAAGAGATCAATATACTGTTGCCACCCATCTTTTCGCTGCAATCACTTCGTTTATTGCACTAGACCCTTTGTTTAAGTTTCGTCCAATATATATTACGGGCGAGAGCTATGCAGGGAAGTATGTTCCAGCAATTGGATACTATATTGTGAAGAAAAATGCAGAATTGGCTGTGTCTGAGCAGGTCAACTTAGCTGGTGTTGCTATTGGAAATGGTTTAACTGACCCGATCACTCAGGTGGCAACTCATGCTGTAAATGCTtactttttgggtttgatcaatGAGAGGCAAAAGGGTGAGTTGGAGAAAGCTCAATGGGAGGCAATTGAGCTGACCAAATTGAAGAATTGGAGTGAAGCCACAAGTGCTAGAATTAAGGTCACGAATTTGTTGCAGAACATGACAGGGTTGGCCACGTTGTACGATTTTACAAAGAAAATTCCTTACAAATCTGACTTGGTTGCTGAATTTTTGCAAAACAAGGAGGTGAAGAAGGCCCTAGGAGTGAATGAGTCGATTGTATATGAGGAATGCAGTGCTGTAGTGGGGGATGCATTGTATGAGGATGTGATGAAGAGTGTGAAATATATGGTGCAGTTTTTGGTGAAAAAGAGCAAAGTTTTGTTGTATCAAGGGCATTTTGATTTGAGGGATGGTGTAGTTTCAACTGAGGCTTGGGTAAAGACAATGAAATGGGAGGGAATTGGGAATTTTTCCAGGGCAGAGAGGAAGGTTTGGAAGGTAAATGGTGGGCTTGCTGGGTTTGTGCAGAAATGGGGGAGTTTGAGTCATGTTGTGGTTTTGGGGGCTGGGCATCTTGTGCCTACTGACCAGTCATTGAGTTCACAAGCAATGATAGAAGACTGGGTTTTGGAGAGGGGCTTATTTGGCCTTCAACAAGAGGAGGATTTGTAG
- the LOC115980817 gene encoding uncharacterized protein LOC115980817 has product MKKQVVDSPKVISEITKLEAFDGNNFKRWKERVLPILEFTEIDRVLYESKPEDDPKNIAKWEKTNKLCVHIIKCGLSNKLFDNYCHFTCPKDLWDELNGRYGFEDEGAKKFAMAKFMSFQMVEEKNVSSQIEDFQKLVSELAKEVDILPEKFVTHGLVFKLPDSWKEYKYWYSHHRTYLNFQQTIVNIQIEETNRISETVYRVKEFTSKANVVEGGPSKPPQHNKKHAFKGKGNLHNKNVPNPQIQKKKGNYFICGKVGHYVATCRARGNFNNNKNNNKGFTSNKANVVQTKEIIAAVVCEAHLVTKVKGWVVDWACTRHIGAFKEEFSSYTPMAEDTECVYVGDNRSVLVSGKGKVLLKLTSSKTLSLNNVLHLIMSFMYLNNVFHL; this is encoded by the coding sequence atgaagaaacaagtTGTTGATTCTCCTAAGGTCATTTCGGAAATTACAAAGCTTGAGGCTTTTGatggaaataattttaaacgTTGGAAAGAAAGGGTTTTGCCCATCTTGGAATTTACCGAAATTGACCGGGTTCTTTATGAGTCTAAACCCGAAGATGATCCCAAAAATATAGCAAAGtgggaaaaaacaaataaattatgtGTTCATATTATTAAGTGTGGTTTATCTAACAAGTTGTTTGATAATTATTGTCATTTTACTTGTCCTAAAGATTTATGGGATGAACTTAACGGTCGTTATGGGTTTGAGGATGAGGGTGCTAAAAAGTTTGCTATGGCTAAATTTATGTCTTTTCAAATGGTTGAGGAAAAAAATGTTTCTAGCCAAATtgaagattttcaaaaattagtATCCGAACTAGCTAAAGAGGTTGATATTTTACCCGAGAAGTTTGTGACTCATGGTCTTGTGTTTAAGTTGCCAGACTCTTGGAAAGAGTATAAATACTGGTATAGCCACCATAGAAcctatttgaattttcaacaAACTATTGTTAATATTCAGattgaagaaacaaataggATATCAGAAACGGTTTATAGAGTTAAGGAATTTACTTCCAAGGCTAATGTTGTAGAGGGAGGACCCTCTAAACCTCCACAACATAATAAGAAACATGCTTTCAAGGGAAAAGGAAACTTGCATAATAAAAATGTCCCAAATcctcaaattcaaaagaaaaagggtaacTATTTTATTTGTGGCAAAGTGGGTCATTATGTGGCAACATGTAGGGCAAGAGGCAActtcaacaacaataagaacaacaacaaaggCTTTACGTCAAATAAGGCAAATGTGGTGCAAACCAAAGAGATCATTGCAGCGGTGGTGTGTGAGGCACACTTGGTGACAAAAGTGAAGGGATGGGTAGTTGACTGGGCTTGCACAAGACATATTGGTGCATTCAAAGAGGAGTTTAGTTCCTACACTCCTATGGCGGAAGACACCGAATGTGTCTATGTTGGGGACAATAGGTCTGTGCTGGTGAGTGGTAAAGGGAAGGTACTCTTGAAGCTAACTTCCAGTAAAACTCTTTCACTTAATAATGTCCTTCATTTAATAATGTCCTTCATGTACCTCAATAATGTCTTTCATTTATAG